The proteins below come from a single Streptomyces sp. B3I8 genomic window:
- a CDS encoding PucR family transcriptional regulator, giving the protein MRLRALLENDALGLRLLGGADELDRTVRGVMTTDLTDPGRYLSGGELVLTGLAWRHGPADSEPFVRVLVAAGVAALAVGDAELSGVPEDLVTACARHRLPLLAVDESVAFATVTEYVVRQVSGERAGDLAAVVDRHRRMMTSGPAGGGPDVVLDLLGTDLDLRAWVLSCTGRIVAGRGDALPAGAGALLAAEHLTAVRAGRRAPYRVSVDGTPYSLFPVRDGRPPREHGDTRGTLLSDWLLAVSADAGDWPEERLDLLHGVTQLIAVERDRRDAARTVRRRLAQEVLELVQTGAAPTEIAARLRVAAPVLLPGLGAAPQWQVVVARLQWDGTEGGDGGGNEETAGGASGPATQALLEEILVGPPADGPEPADRIAVAHTGGEAVALVPLPAVPAEDGGSEYGLLADTLLDAVREPLTAGLDGDGRLTLGVSAPVHSAEGLRGALEEARHARRVAAARQGRVCAAGHHELASHVLLLPFVPDDVRRAFTARLLDPLRAYDRRHRAELIPTLEAFLDSDGSWTRCATRLHLHVNTLRYRVGRIEQLTGRDLSRLEDKLDFFLALRMS; this is encoded by the coding sequence ATGCGGCTGCGCGCACTGCTGGAGAACGATGCGCTGGGCCTGAGGCTGCTGGGCGGTGCGGACGAACTGGACCGCACCGTGCGCGGGGTGATGACCACGGACCTGACCGACCCCGGCCGCTACCTCTCGGGCGGCGAACTGGTCCTGACGGGACTGGCCTGGCGGCACGGCCCGGCCGACTCGGAACCGTTCGTCCGCGTCCTGGTGGCCGCCGGCGTCGCCGCGCTCGCCGTCGGCGACGCCGAACTGAGCGGCGTGCCGGAGGACCTGGTGACCGCCTGCGCCCGGCACCGGCTGCCGCTGCTCGCCGTGGACGAGTCGGTGGCGTTCGCCACCGTCACCGAGTACGTCGTGCGGCAGGTCTCCGGGGAGCGGGCCGGCGATCTGGCCGCGGTCGTCGACCGGCACCGGCGGATGATGACCTCCGGACCGGCCGGCGGCGGCCCCGACGTCGTCCTCGACCTGCTCGGCACCGACCTCGACCTGCGCGCCTGGGTCCTCTCCTGCACCGGCCGGATCGTCGCCGGGCGCGGCGACGCGCTGCCTGCCGGGGCGGGCGCCCTGCTGGCCGCCGAGCACCTGACGGCGGTGCGCGCGGGGCGGCGGGCGCCGTACCGGGTGAGCGTGGACGGGACGCCGTACTCCCTCTTCCCGGTGCGCGACGGCCGCCCGCCGCGGGAGCACGGCGACACGCGCGGGACGCTGCTGTCCGACTGGCTGCTCGCGGTGTCCGCGGACGCCGGGGACTGGCCCGAGGAGCGGCTGGACCTGCTGCACGGGGTGACCCAGCTCATCGCGGTGGAACGCGACCGCCGGGACGCTGCGCGCACGGTACGGCGACGGCTGGCGCAGGAGGTCCTCGAACTGGTGCAGACGGGCGCGGCGCCGACCGAGATCGCCGCCCGGCTGCGGGTCGCCGCACCGGTCCTGCTGCCCGGGCTCGGCGCCGCCCCGCAGTGGCAGGTGGTCGTCGCCCGGCTCCAGTGGGACGGCACGGAGGGCGGGGACGGGGGCGGGAACGAGGAGACGGCCGGGGGCGCGAGCGGGCCGGCGACACAGGCGCTGCTCGAGGAGATCCTGGTCGGTCCGCCGGCCGACGGCCCGGAGCCGGCCGACCGGATCGCGGTCGCCCACACGGGTGGGGAGGCCGTCGCGCTGGTGCCACTCCCTGCCGTCCCGGCCGAGGACGGCGGTTCCGAGTACGGCCTCCTCGCCGACACCCTGCTCGACGCGGTACGGGAACCGCTGACCGCCGGGCTCGACGGTGACGGGCGGCTCACCCTCGGCGTCAGCGCGCCGGTGCACTCGGCGGAGGGACTGCGCGGGGCGCTGGAGGAGGCCCGGCACGCCCGCCGGGTGGCCGCCGCGCGGCAGGGCCGGGTCTGCGCGGCCGGCCACCACGAACTCGCCTCGCACGTCCTGCTGCTGCCGTTCGTGCCGGACGACGTGCGCCGGGCGTTCACCGCACGGCTGCTCGACCCGCTGCGCGCGTACGACCGCCGGCACCGCGCCGAGCTGATACCGACCCTGGAGGCGTTCCTCGACTCCGACGGCTCCTGGACGCGCTGCGCGACCCGGCTCCATCTGCACGTCAACACACTGCGCTACCGGGTGGGGCGCATCGAACAGCTCACCGGCCGCGACCTGTCCCGCCTGGAGGACAAGCTGGACTTCTTCCTGGCACTGCGGATGAGCTGA